A region of the Acidobacteriota bacterium genome:
ACCGTTGGACACGCGGCGGGGCCGATCAGTTCGGCTTTTTCTTCTTGAGGACGCGATCGAGGAGATCCTTCCCGTGCTTCTGGATCTGCTCCTTCCCCGCGGCCTTCGCGGCGCGGCTCAGCATCCGGGGGTCGACTCCCGCGGTGGGGGCCATGACCGTTCCGCCCAGCGTCATGTCGACCTCCAGCTTCCCCTTCTTGTTCTCGAGGTAGCGGAGGTTCGGGGTCTTCGCGACCATGTCGGCGCTGACGCTCTCGCTGAGCTTCGCCGAGACGGCGAGATCGAGCGAGAGGTCGAGGCCGATCTTCCCCGACGCGTTCATGTCGAGGTCGGGGGAGTCGAGGGCGAGGTCGTCGGTCCTGAGAACCCCGTTGGCCACGGTGAATGTTCCCGCCAGCGACGAGAAGGGGGTCTCGTCCTTGCCGATGCCGCCGCCCCCCGCCGCCTCGAGCGCCTTCGCCAGCATCTTGAGGGCGGCGATCGACGTCAGCTTGCCGTCGCGGAGAGCGAGCGATCCCTTCCCGCCGAGGTTGCGCCGCAGCCCCGGCGTGTCGAGGTCGCGCCCCTCGAGATCGAGCGAGCCGTCGAAGGTCCCGTAGACGAGCCCCTTGAGGCCGGGCGACAGATCCGAGGCGAAGGCGTTGAAATCCACCCCCTTCACGCTGGCGGCGAGGGTGAAGGGCGGGCCGCTCTCGGTGACGCGGGCCGACAGGTCGCCGGCGAGAGAGCCCTTGTAGAGATTGACCGAGACCCCCGACAGGCGCGCCTCCCCCCCTTCCATCGTGAGCCGCGCGCGCGCCGTGGAGAGGGCGGGATTCATCACCTTGATCCTGTCGACCGAGAGATCTCCTCTCACGGTGAGGTCCCTCAGGAGCGACGGCGCCGAGCTCGCCGAGCCCGCCTGGCGCCTCGCCGGGACGACGACCGCCACGTCGGCGGCGGTGCGGATCGCGGAGGTCGCGGCGGGGGCCGGCCCGGCTGCCGGGAAGAGGGACATCATCTCGTCGAGGTCGAGCGAGGGGGAGTTGAGCTTGACGTCCAGGATGGGGCGCTCGAACCGGCTCACGCTGCACGATCCCGAGACGCGGCTCCCGGCGAGCGAAGCGGAAAACTCGCCGATCTCCGCCCGGTCGGGGGCGACGGCGAGCCCCTTCCCCGTGAGGCGCGCGTCGGGCCCCGCCTCGAGCTTGAAGGAGAGATCGAAGGCGCCGATCGCGCCTTTCGAGATGTCGGTCACGTCGAGCTCGATCGCCTTCACCTTCGAGCCCGCGGCGCCGCCGCCGGTCTGTGAGACCGAGAGAGTCCCTTTCGTGAGGCGCAGATTGTGAACCGCGAAGTCGAATCCGCCTCCCGCGGCGCTCGTGCCCGCCGGCTTTCCCGGCGGCGCGCCGCCGGCCCCGCCCGTCGCCCCGCCGCCGCCCGATCCGCCGGGGGCCTTCTGCACTCCCTTCGTCAGCGAGGCGTAGTTCCACTCGCCGCGCGCGTCGCGCACCAGCCGCACGGCGGGCTCGTCGATGATCAGCGCCTCGACGACGAGGCGCCGCGTGAGGAGAGGCCAGAGCTGCACGCGCACGAGGAGCCGCTGCGCCTTGAGGAAGGGCTCCGAGCCGAATCGAGGGTCCTCGCCGATGGAAAAGCCGACCGCGGTCAGCTCCGCGGCGGGGAAGAACGTGAGGCGCATGGGGCCGATCGTGACCGCGCGCCCCGTGGCCCCCGCGATCGCCCCCTCGATGGACGGGCGGTAGCGCTCGACGTCGAGCAGGAAGGGAAGCGCCGCCGCGGCGACGACGAGGAGGGCGACGATCGCGCCCAGAACGATCAGCAGCTTGCGTTTCACTCGGCAAGTCTATCAGAGATCCGCACCTCCCCGGCCCGTGTTGCGCGGCTCCATGAATGGACGGCATACTGAGCGCGCCGATGGCACCTCGCGCTCTCGCTCGAACGCTTCTCCTCCCCGCGCTCGTGGCGGGTGCCTACTACGTCGCCGCCCGGTTTTCGCTCCTCCTCTCCCTCGAGGGGACGCTCGCCTCCCCTGTCTGGCCCCCGTCGGGAATTGCTCTCGCGATGATCGCGCTCTTCGGCCTTCGCGCCGCCCCCGGCATTTTCGCCGGCGCCTTCCTCGCCAACGCGCTGCCGATCATCGCCGCCGGGAGGATGGGAACGCCCGCGATCGCGCTGGCCGCCGGCGGCGTCGCCGCGGGGAACACGCTCGAGGCCGTCGCGGGGGGAATTCTTCTCGCCCGGTGGCTTCCCGATTGGCGGAAGCTCGACAGGATCGGGAGCGTCCTCTCCTTCTTCGCGGTGGCGCCACTCGCGTGCCTGATCGCCGCCGCGATCGGACCTCTCGTCCACTACGTCGCGGGGATCATCCCGCGAGAACTTCTCGGGACCGCGAGCCTCACGTGGTGGCTGGGCGACACGGTGGGGATGCTCGTGGTCACCCCGTTCGTCCTCGCGTGGTGGAGCGCGCGCGGCCAGACATGGAGCCGGCTGCGCGTGGCGGAAGGGACGGCTCTGGTCGTTCTCGCGGTCGCGGTGAGCCGGTTCGCGCTCGACGCGCCGAACGAGCTCACGCCCGCCGGACCGGCCCTCGAGTTCCTGGTCATCCCGTTCATGGTCTGGGCGGCGATCCGATTCGGAATCCTCGGCGCCGCGTCCGTCGTCGCCGCCATCGCGGGACTGGCGGTCTTGGAGACGGCGCGCGGCCAGGGGCTCTTCGCCGTGGACGGCTTGAACGCGTCCCTCCTGGGGCTCCAGGCGTACCTCGCGTTCGTGACGCTGACACTCCTGCTGATCGCGGCGCTCTCGGCCGAGAGGGAGCGCGAGCACCGCGACCGTGCGGCGCGGTCCCGGCAGCAGGCCGCACTCTCGCGCCTCGGCCGCTTCGCCCTCTCGGGGGCGAGCCTCGACCAGCTCGAGCATCTTGCCGACTCCATCGTTGCCGAGGAGGCGAGGGCGGGCGATCCCGCCGGGCGCAGCGCCGAGACGCACTTCGTCGAGGCGATCGACGACGTCGTGCAGGCGGCGCGCCGGCGCAAGGAGGCCGAGGAGGCCCTGCGCCACAAGACCGATCTCCTGCAGGTCCTCGCGAGCTCCATCTCGTCGTTCGTCGAGAAGCGGCGCTGGCTCGACGCCGCGAGCTGCCTCGTGTCCGGGGCCCAGGAGCTGACCGCAAGCGTCTGCGGCTTCTGGGGAGTCGTCGAGGAGTCGCACCTCCACATCCTCGCCCACAAGGACGCGAGTTCCGAGGTGGCGTTCGACACGCGGGTCGACCTTGCGTCGCTGCCGGAAGCGACGGGGGAGTCGATCGGCGGTGGAAGCGGCCTCCTCATCCTCCTCAGTCGAGTCATTCAGGGGGGCGAGGTCGTGGTCTGCAACGAGCCCATCCCGGGGCGCATTCCCGACGGACTGCCGTTCGGACAGGGCCCGATCGCGCGATTCCTCGGCGCGCCGATAAGGCAGGGGGGCGACGTCGTGGGGATGATCGCCGTCATCAACCGCGCGGGCGACTACCGGCCCGCCGATCGGACGACGATCGAGAGCCTCGCGAAGGCGGCGGCGATGCTCTACGACAGCTACCGCCGGGCGAGCCGCGAGAGCTCGCTCGAGGCGGCCCTCTCGCAGTCGCAGAAGATGGACGCGGTGGGCCGCCTCGCGGGGGGCGTCGCCCACGACTTCAACAACCTCCTCACCGTCATCATCGGCCACGCCGAGCACCTGATGGAGGAGTCCCGGGAGGACCCCGCGGCCTCCCGGAGCCTGAGGCAGATCACGCTGGCGGCGGAGCGGTCGGCGGGGCTCACGCGCCAGCTTCTGGCCTTCAGCCGCAAGCAGATCCTCCAGCCGAAAGCTCTGAGGCTGAACGACGTCGTGAGCGGGATCCTCGAGATGCTGCGACGCGTCATCGGCGAGGACGTGCACTGCGTCACGCGCCTCGATCCCTCGCTCCGATGGGTGAAGGCCGACCCGGGGCAGCTCGAGCAGGTGATCATGAACCTCGCGGTCAACTCCCGGGACGCGATGCCGGAGGGGGGGGAGATCTTCATCCGCACGGCAAACGTCCGTGTGGACGAGCGAGCCCCCGAAGCGTCGCAGGGCCTTCCCCCCGGCGAGTACGTGAAGCTCACCTTCAGCGACACGGGGTGCGGCATGGACGCCGAGACGCGCGCCCACATCTTCGAGCCCTTCTTCACGACGAAGGGGCCGGGGCGCGGCACCGGGCTCGGTCTCTCGACGGTGTACGGCGTCGTGAAGCAGAGCGGCGGCTACATCTACGCCGAGAGCGCGGTCTCGAAGGGCGCGACGTTCAGCATCTTCCTCCCGCCCGTCGCGCCCCCTCCGCTCGAGATCGGCGCCGCCGAGCCGGCCGTCGAGATCCGCGGGGCCGGCGACGAGACGGTGCTCCTCGTCGAGGACGAGGAGCTCGTGCGCTCACTGCTGAAGACGACCCTCGAGCGGCAGCAGTACAGGATCCTCGAGGCGGGGAGCGCCGAAGAGGCCCTCGCGATCTGCCGGCGCGAGTCGGGGCCGATCGATCTCGTCATCACCGACATCGTCATGCCGGGGATGAGCGGCTGGCAGCTCGTCGAGAAACTCCTCGAGGTCCGCCCCGGCGCGAACGTTCTCTACATGTCGGGGTACACCGAGCACTCGCTGCTCGGCGACGGCCGCACCCCCGCCGGCGCGCATTTCATCCACAAGCCGTTCGCCCCCGACTCGCTCTGCCGCGTCGTGCGGAAGATCCTCGACGGGGAGACCGCGGCCTAGAAGAAGGCCTTCGCGAGCCTCTTCCCGCGCGAGAAGCCGAGCCGCGTCTTCCACCGGCTCCGATCCAGGAGCGCCTTGATGTCGTCCGCGCGGGCGGCCGTGGCCCGCTCCCCCTCCGGCACCAGCGAGATCGCCTCCACGAAGTCGGCCCAGTGGACGTGATCGACGCGCGGATGGATGACGACGTCGGCGAGGCGCGCGTGAAAATTCCTCAGGGCGTCCGCCCGGATCGCGTTGGCCCGGATCATGATGTCGAGCCCTTTCTTCAGCTCCTTCGTGTCGTCGATCTCGCGCGAGATGTCCACGGCGATCACCATGTCGGCGCCGAGCCGGAAGGCCTCGATGACGGGGAGCTTGCTCACCCATCCTCCGTCGATGAGCGTCCGGCCCGAGACCTCGATCGGCGTCATCAGCCCGGGGATCGCGCTCGACGCGCAGATCGCCTGGCGCATCGATCCCGAGGAGAGCAGCACCCCCTCGCCCGTCTCGATGTCGGCCGCGACCGCGGCGAAGGGGATGCGGCAGTTCTCGATCTTCACGTCTTCGATGAGCGAGTAGATGTTGTGGAGGAAGTTCTCGCGCGAGATGAACGAGCTCCGCGTCATCGAGAACGAGTAGAAGATCCCGCGCTTGATCATGTCGCTGACCGAGTAGAGGAGGCTCGGCTCATCGCGGCGCGAGTCCTTGATGAACTCGAACTCGGTGCGGCGGAAGTCGCGGCTCCTCACGAAGCGGCCGAACCTCTCCTCGACCTTCGTCGCGTCGCCGAGGATGGCGAAGGCGCCGCCGACGAGCGAGCCGATGCTCGTGCCGACGATGAGGTCGATCGGGATCTGGCGCCTCTGCAGCTCCTTGAGGACCCCGATGTGGGCGAGGCCGCGCGCGGCGCCGCCGCCGAGAGCGAGCCCGACCTTGAACCCTTCCGCCATGAGGCGCCGTCTCCCGACCCCGCGAGCCCGTCTCGCGGCGGTGCGCCGGGTATATATATGTAGGGGCGACCGGACCGTCCACCCGGGAGGACGCACCTTCACGAGCCCCGGCGGGCTTGCTAGACTTCCCGGTGACATTTCGGGAGGGTCACGCATGACGCCTCGAACGATTGCCGCCGCGTTCCTGCTCGCTTCGACGCCCCTGCTCGCTGCCGACGCCTCCGCGCCCGGCGCCGTGCCGCTCTTCGACAACCTCGGCACGTGGCACCACGCCGTCACGACGAAGGCACCCCTCGCGCAGAAGTACTTCGATCAGGGGCTGCGCCTGATGTACGGGTTCAATCACGACGAGGCGAGGCGGGCCTTCGACGAGGCGGCGCGCCTCGATCCCGACTGCGCGATGGCGTTCTGGGGGTCGGCGCTGACGCTCGGCCCGAACTACAACATGGCGATGGATGCCGAATCCGTGAAGTCCGCGTACGCCTCGATGAGGAAAGCCGTCGACCTCGCGCCGAAGGCGACCCCCGCCGAGCGCGCGTACATCGGCGCCCTCTCGAAGCGCTACGCCGACGATCCGAACGCCGACCGCAAGGCCCTCGACGCCGCGTACGCGGACGCGATGCGAGGCGTCGCGAAGAGCTTCCCGAACGATTCCGACGCCCTCACGCTCTTCGCGGAATCGATGATGGACCTGAGGCCGTGGGATCTGTGGACGAAGGACGGGAGGATGCAGCCGGGGACCGGCGAGATCATCGCGAGCCTGGAGGCCGCGCTGAAGGTGGCTCCGGACAATCCCGGGGCGAACCACTACTACATGCACGCCGTCGAGATGTCGCCGAACCCCGAGAAGGGGCTGGAGGCGGCCCTGAGGCTCCCGAAGCTGGTCCCCGGGGCAGGCCATCTCGTCCACATGCCGGGGCACATCTACATGCGGATGGGGCGCTACGGCGACGCCGCGGCGGCGAACGTCCCGGCCATCGAGGCCGACCGCAAGTACATCGCGGCGGCGAACCCGCCGGGGATGTACCCGATGATGTACTACCCCCACAACATCCACTTCCTCTGGTCGGCCTCGATGATGGCCGGGCGCAGCGCCGACGCGCTGAAGGCGTCGAAGGAGCTCGAGGAGGCGGTGCCCCTCGAAGCCATGAAGGCGATGCCGATGCTCGAGTACTTCACGGGGACGACGCTCTTCACGCGCATGCGCTTCGGACGGTGGGACGAAGTCCTCGCTCTCCCGGCCCCGGCGCCCGAGCTGAAGTACGCGACGGCGATCTGGCACTACGCGCGCGGCGTCGCCTTCGCGGCAAAGGGGGACCGGGCCTCTGCGGTGAAGGAGCAGGCAGCTTTCGACGCGTCCGTCGCCGCCGTTCCTCCCGATTCTCAGCTCGTCAACAACTCCGCGGGGAATCTGATCAAGGTGGTGCGCCCGCTCCTCGCCGGGGAGATCGCGGCGCGAACCGGCGATCCCGGCGCGGCGATCGCCAGGCTGGAGGAGGCGGTCGCGGCCCAGGACGCCCTGACCTACGACGAGCCGCCGCCGTGGTTCTACCCGGTCCGCGAGACTCTGGGGGCGGCGCTGATCGCGGCTGGGAAATGGCCCGAGGCGGAGGCGGTCTACCGGAAGGATCTCGAGATCAATCCCGAGAGCGGCTGGTCGCTCCACGCCCTCGCGCTGTGCCTCGATCACCGCAAGGCCGCGGAGGCCGCGCCGGTGAAGGCGCGCTTCGAGAAGGCGTGGGCGACCGCGGACGTGAAGCTCGCCGGGGCGACGCCCTGAGGCTGTCGTGCTTCAGGGGCAAGGAGCCGTCGCATCGAGATTCGTGCGCGGCGTCGGGGTTGCGAAGTTGTCGCCAAATGTCCCCGCCCCACACGAATTCCTCCCCCGGATGAGGTAGTAGACACCGTCGCCGACGGCGGGGTCGGCTACGGGATCGACCAGCGACGCGGCCGCGAGTCCCGACGCCGCGCACGTGGCCGCGCTGAAGGACCTCGCCGACCGGAGATCGCTCAGGCTCCCCGAGACGATGTCGTGGACCGTCGCGGTCCCTGATGCCGGCGCGACGTTCGTCCAGCGGAGTGTCCGGACGGCACCGGCGACCTCGAAGGCGGCGTTCAGCACGTCGGGCGGAACGGAAAAAGCGCCGGCGTCGGTAGGCGCGCAGTCGGCGAACCAGCGTCTCGCGACGGCGTCGCCGAAGAAGAAGCCCTTCAGCATCGCGTCGACCTTGTCGACACCCGTCGTCGCCGGATGCGTCCCGTCGGATTGGAGGTCTGCGCACTGCCAGATCAGCCCGTCGCTTCTCGGCGCGAGGCCGTCGGCCCACAGGTACGGGCCCCAGGAGAGCCATGGCGCCGTGACGGGACCACGCGCCGGATCGAAGTTGAGAGCGCCCGAACCCGCGAGTTGGGATTCGATGAGCCACTTCGACGCGAACCCCGACTGGTAGGCGAAGGGCTCGGGGTTCAGGGTGGACGTCGCGTAGCCGGCGTAGATGCGGCTCGAGAGGTAGACCTGCCGCGTGTTCGGGTACCGCGACTTGAGGGTCTGGACGATGGTCTGCAGCTCCCCCTGGAGCTTCTGGGCATCCTGGGGGAACGGGAGAGTGGGGCTCGCGTCCGCTTCCTTCAGCCAGATCGCCTGCACCTGGAGCGGCGTGACGCCGGCCGCGGCGAGGCGCTGATCGACGGTGGTCCAGAATGTCGCGTTCTGGTTCGGATCGACGACGCGATCGGCGCTCCAACCCCCCTGCGCGCCGTCGACGATCTTCACGGCCGGATTCCGGTTCGGGTCCGAGGCCTCGAGCTGGACGAACTTCGAGAATTCCTGCGTCGTGTTCGACATGCCGATCGAGAGGAGCACGATGCGGCCGGCGGAGGACGTGAGCCCATTGGGATCGAGAAGGACCAGCCGCGCGAAGAGATCGGCGCTCACGTCGTGCGCGGCCGGTCGGGTGGAAGCGCCCCCCGGGTACAGGCCTCCCTGGAATCCGAGGTAGGAGCCTGCGCCGAGGTCGTTCAGCGGAATGAACCCGACCGAAGTCGCGGAGCAGTTCGACGCGGACGCGCGCGAGGCCCCCGCCGCCATCAGGGCCAGCGCCACAATGAGACTACTGAGTCGCCTCGGGTTTGCGGCCACGCACCCACTCCACGTACGCACGGATCTTCTCGCACTCGTCGTCCGAGAGTATACCGCGATAGGCGGGCATCTTCAGCACCTGTTCGTCGAGAAAATGCGCGGCGGCGGGGTTGTTGCGGAACCTCTTGATCTCCCCCTCCCTCACCCACTCGCGGAACTCGTCGGGGCTTCGCACCAGTTCAGCGTAATCCGACGAGTCCCACGCCGGGATGTATCCCTTGAGGGAGCCGGGATTCCTCACGAGGCCACGCCCCTCGGGGCCGTGGCAGCCGAAGCAGCCGTTCTCGACGGCGACCGTGCGGCCGGCGGCGGCCGCTCCGTCGGGCGGAGGGAAGGCCCCGGAGACGGTTTGGACGTAGGCGACGAGATCGTCGAGGTCCTGGGCAGCCGCGACTTTCCCGTACGCCGGCATCGACAGGAGCTGCGTCGT
Encoded here:
- a CDS encoding AsmA family protein, which produces MKRKLLIVLGAIVALLVVAAAALPFLLDVERYRPSIEGAIAGATGRAVTIGPMRLTFFPAAELTAVGFSIGEDPRFGSEPFLKAQRLLVRVQLWPLLTRRLVVEALIIDEPAVRLVRDARGEWNYASLTKGVQKAPGGSGGGGATGGAGGAPPGKPAGTSAAGGGFDFAVHNLRLTKGTLSVSQTGGGAAGSKVKAIELDVTDISKGAIGAFDLSFKLEAGPDARLTGKGLAVAPDRAEIGEFSASLAGSRVSGSCSVSRFERPILDVKLNSPSLDLDEMMSLFPAAGPAPAATSAIRTAADVAVVVPARRQAGSASSAPSLLRDLTVRGDLSVDRIKVMNPALSTARARLTMEGGEARLSGVSVNLYKGSLAGDLSARVTESGPPFTLAASVKGVDFNAFASDLSPGLKGLVYGTFDGSLDLEGRDLDTPGLRRNLGGKGSLALRDGKLTSIAALKMLAKALEAAGGGGIGKDETPFSSLAGTFTVANGVLRTDDLALDSPDLDMNASGKIGLDLSLDLAVSAKLSESVSADMVAKTPNLRYLENKKGKLEVDMTLGGTVMAPTAGVDPRMLSRAAKAAGKEQIQKHGKDLLDRVLKKKKPN
- a CDS encoding MASE1 domain-containing protein, coding for MAPRALARTLLLPALVAGAYYVAARFSLLLSLEGTLASPVWPPSGIALAMIALFGLRAAPGIFAGAFLANALPIIAAGRMGTPAIALAAGGVAAGNTLEAVAGGILLARWLPDWRKLDRIGSVLSFFAVAPLACLIAAAIGPLVHYVAGIIPRELLGTASLTWWLGDTVGMLVVTPFVLAWWSARGQTWSRLRVAEGTALVVLAVAVSRFALDAPNELTPAGPALEFLVIPFMVWAAIRFGILGAASVVAAIAGLAVLETARGQGLFAVDGLNASLLGLQAYLAFVTLTLLLIAALSAEREREHRDRAARSRQQAALSRLGRFALSGASLDQLEHLADSIVAEEARAGDPAGRSAETHFVEAIDDVVQAARRRKEAEEALRHKTDLLQVLASSISSFVEKRRWLDAASCLVSGAQELTASVCGFWGVVEESHLHILAHKDASSEVAFDTRVDLASLPEATGESIGGGSGLLILLSRVIQGGEVVVCNEPIPGRIPDGLPFGQGPIARFLGAPIRQGGDVVGMIAVINRAGDYRPADRTTIESLAKAAAMLYDSYRRASRESSLEAALSQSQKMDAVGRLAGGVAHDFNNLLTVIIGHAEHLMEESREDPAASRSLRQITLAAERSAGLTRQLLAFSRKQILQPKALRLNDVVSGILEMLRRVIGEDVHCVTRLDPSLRWVKADPGQLEQVIMNLAVNSRDAMPEGGEIFIRTANVRVDERAPEASQGLPPGEYVKLTFSDTGCGMDAETRAHIFEPFFTTKGPGRGTGLGLSTVYGVVKQSGGYIYAESAVSKGATFSIFLPPVAPPPLEIGAAEPAVEIRGAGDETVLLVEDEELVRSLLKTTLERQQYRILEAGSAEEALAICRRESGPIDLVITDIVMPGMSGWQLVEKLLEVRPGANVLYMSGYTEHSLLGDGRTPAGAHFIHKPFAPDSLCRVVRKILDGETAA
- a CDS encoding patatin-like phospholipase family protein, translating into MAEGFKVGLALGGGAARGLAHIGVLKELQRRQIPIDLIVGTSIGSLVGGAFAILGDATKVEERFGRFVRSRDFRRTEFEFIKDSRRDEPSLLYSVSDMIKRGIFYSFSMTRSSFISRENFLHNIYSLIEDVKIENCRIPFAAVAADIETGEGVLLSSGSMRQAICASSAIPGLMTPIEVSGRTLIDGGWVSKLPVIEAFRLGADMVIAVDISREIDDTKELKKGLDIMIRANAIRADALRNFHARLADVVIHPRVDHVHWADFVEAISLVPEGERATAARADDIKALLDRSRWKTRLGFSRGKRLAKAFF
- a CDS encoding c-type cytochrome, coding for MRSSRAASVAALFFLIAAVEGGFLAVARLRDTSRARGASAALRGRDVADRLGCFGCHGPEGVRGIANPGSRDGDVPPWVGGTYAMYNESPSEIREWIVNGAPKRLVDHPDHDRSTTQLLSMPAYGKVAAAQDLDDLVAYVQTVSGAFPPPDGAAAAGRTVAVENGCFGCHGPEGRGLVRNPGSLKGYIPAWDSSDYAELVRSPDEFREWVREGEIKRFRNNPAAAHFLDEQVLKMPAYRGILSDDECEKIRAYVEWVRGRKPEATQ